The Lynx canadensis isolate LIC74 chromosome D4, mLynCan4.pri.v2, whole genome shotgun sequence DNA window gccacccaggcaccccaagaatgtcTCCCATTTCTGAGAGCAGAGTGAGAGATGAGTCCCAGGCtcctcattctttcattttcattctagcgtcagggcagagccaagaggaggaggaaaggcagtACACTGAAAGGTAAGGTTCTGCTTGTTCCACATGAGCTCTCCAAGGGTGACCCTTCCTGTCCTTCCCATGAGGTTCCAGTTCCATGATTTCCGAGGATATCAGCTACTAGACACAGTGCCCCTCTGAAAATGGAGGCCTCAGAACACTCAGAACTGGAGGCCCTTAGATTCCTTGCTCTGCCCaaccctgagtgtggagccatgGTGGACCTGGGCAATCAATGGTTGTTGCCCAGTGGTGGCCGTGTGAGATGTCAGGAGTCAGAACTTCTGTCTCCTGATTTTGTGCAAGACGTGTGACATCACGGATACTCAGGATTCCTCCCTGAGGTAACCACGGCCTTCTGTGTTTCACAGAGGTGGTTTGAGCATCACATGATGTAATGTAAATGAAATACTTTAATGCTATACCATGTGTCACATCATTGACCATTTGACCTCATCTACCGATTATTGGGGCATTCAGAATCTAATATCGCAAGGGTGTCTCACAAAGGGACTCCTGTATAATACCTGTGTTTCTACCTTCACTACATATAACCCACTCTCCTGGTTTCCCAGGTTGGAAATGCcttcagagagaagaggaagagataaggAAGCTCATGAGTAATATAAGGAGGTGACTACTCTTTCCCCTTCTATCCCGATCCCTCCTAGAGCATGATTTATGCAATTGTATGAATTCAGTGCAACCTGCCAGTCATGGGAGGGGGGTAGCCATAGGAATGGGTACGTGAATGAGGGCCCTGGGGTGAAGGTTACTGAGTGTATTATGAAGTCATAAATGTGGGGCATTGTGAAGGAGCAGCAGGCTTCAGGTGGCCCCTCCCTAGGCAGGTCAGCAGGTGCTCCTTCCCTTGTTCTGGCCCTGGCTGCAGCTTTGTACCTCCTGTCTCCTGCAGCCCCCTAGGCCGGCAACGTGATACAATCCACTTTCGTCAACTGTTATGTCCAGACCCCTTCTGTGAGGTGTGTAATAACACCACTGCTGAGATCAATCGGATGCTGTACCCAGAGGCCCTCGAAGATGCTACTTCCTTGGGTTCCACAGCTCCTGTGACTGACTCATTGTTCACTTCATCCCCTGCCTTCTCAGCAGACCCTCCAGGAGACCTAACATCAGCTTCTCTGCCTGAGCCTTCCCTGCCACTTGCCTCCACCTTCCCACCTAACCCAATGACCCCCTTGGCTGACTATGTTCCACTCTCACCACCGGATCACTCTTTGCTACCACAGCCTTGTCCTCCCTTGGAATCTGATTTCCCTGAGGACCATTTCCCAGCCCAACCCCTTGCCgtttcccctctcccaccatgTGATGCTCAGACAGTGGACCCTGTTGTTCAACCAGAGGCCAAATTGTCTCTAAATACCACCTTCTCTCTTGACTCCACCGTTTCCCAAGATGTCAACTCCTTATCGGAGTTGTCCCAGACAAAGAATCCCACTGAGACCTGTGCTTGTCATCATGCACCACCAACCCTGTCTGTTTCACCACCACCAGACAGCACTTTAACTGTGGCTCAATCTAAATCAATTTCCGTCACCTTGAAGCCTGTTCCGGAGAACTCATCTCCAGATGGCCCTGTTGGATTGTCCACTCATATCCCAACAACCACAGGCATTGACCATGCAAGCTTGTGTGTCTCAGACTTCTCTTCGTGGAAAACTCATGCCAAAGACTTCTTCCCTTCTACCTTGGCTCAATGTGATTTCAGCCAAGAGATTCTTGCCCTCCGTTCTGAGGCTTCTTCCAGGGGAGACCCTGTGGCCTACGTTGTAGAGCCTGGTAACCTGTCTTTCCTCAGCCCCGAAGTCCTGGTACTTCTGGAGAAACAAGTCCAAAAGAGGAGTGATTTCTTGatatggaagggaaagaagggttCTTTTCCAAAACAACTCAGGCCAGACTACACACTaaattctttgggaaaaatgtcAGAGTCAGTTGCTGCCCAGCCTGACTTGGcagcctcccttcctttctggaaCAGCAAAGACAAATCAAAGGAGCTGCATGTGCATCAGCAGCCCCCCTATCCTACAACCTTGGTAGAGGTCCATTTACAGCAAACACCTTTGCAGCTCTTCTGGGGTCTCCCAACTCTGCATACTAAGTCTTTGCCCTCTGTTGCCCATGTCTCAGAGGATCGTTCCTCAACCTTTATTTTCAATAGAATCTCTACCTCCACAGACCAGGAATCCCCAGGACTTCCCCCTCCACTTCCTCAGGCCCTGCCTGAGATCCAGCCTCAATCCCTGCCTCAACCCCAGCCTcaaccccagcccctgcctcccactCAAGTCCAGCCGGAGACCTACCTTCAATCCCCACTCCCAATCCTGCCATCTAGTCCTCTACCCCAGATTAAGAGCTGTGGAGTGTGTTTTCATAGACCCCAGAATGAATTGGAGTCTCTCATCCCCTCTGAAATTCAAGACCTAGAATGGAATGTTTTGCAGAAGCAACAGGCAAGTTTGTGGGGTTTACCCGCTGTGGTTCAAAGATCCCATGAGGCCTTTTGTCCTTCGGCTCCTAACCTGTCTAACCGCCGGGCCATCCAGGCCCATGGTGCAGTCTCTATCCTTCCTGGACAGTTTCCTCTCAGTGATGAGCTTCGTAAGAAACTAGAGCATCACCTCCGAAAGAGGCTCATCCAGCACCGGTGGGGCCTTCCCCGCAGGATCCATGAGTCTCTATCACTGATGAGGCCTCCGAAGAATTTTTCAAACATACCTGAGATGGGGCACTATCGTAGACTCCAACAGACCTCTAAGAGTCAGAGTAGCAACACTCTAAATGTTGGGTTGAGCCCACCTGAAAGCTTCCATGAGGGGGACTCAGAAATGCTTCAGCTAGAGGACCCCTTTGGGAAGGATCTGGGAAACAACCCAGAGAATGGGCCAAAAGATCATCTGTTGAGTGACCCAGAGAGCTCTTCAGATAAGGATATGGGGTATGATGCTGAGGAAGAACTTATGAGCCCATCCGAGAATACATCAAGGGCATCTGTGGAGAGACTAGGCCAAAGGCAACTTGAAAATGTCCTCAGAATACATCTGAGCAAAAAGTTGGAGGAAATCAATGAGGGTCAGCTCCCCGGGACCGTGCATAGTTCATGGCACACTATGAATCAGACATTGCTTCATCCTGAGAAATCCCACACTGAAATACAACAGAGAGTTCTGCCACCATCAGTGGGTGGGGAATATTGCCTGAATACCTCCCGGGAGCTTTCCTTCATTGAATCTAATGCACAGCAGATGCTGGAGTCCCATATTAAACAATTCCATCATAGAATGGTAGAGGGCGTTCCCCCTAAGGACCTTGAATCCATAGCTATCTTTAAATTGAAAGAGGCCCCATCCCCGTCCTTATCCCATTCGGACCTTCCCTGCTCAACCAACCTGATTTCAGAGGCCAACTCTAAATCTGGGGACTTTAAGTCCCTTAGAGGAAGCTCTAAATCTCTCCATGGAGACAAAGCGGGAACAGCAAATTCAGCCCCCATCCTGGATCATTCTCTCCCTGCCACCTCAACTGGGGGCAAGGAAGGACAGGGAATCCCAGCAAAATCACCGCGTCCTATCAACCATGGGCTTGCAGAAAAAGTTCAGAAAATGAAGGATGGCAGACAGACTCTTCAAGCTATCAGACGTAGCAGCATAGGCAAAGCAAGCCAGACACAGACTGTGCCAGCCAACAGAATGCCCTCAAAGCAGCCCGCAAGGCAAGCTGGCACCAGGCGTGAGCCAAAGGATAAGACCGTAAATACCAGCGATAGAGTCAAGATGCAACAGGGCAAAATGGTAGTGAATCCAGAACCTGTTTCTGTGCCCAAAGTGTCCAGGGAGTTATTCAGGGCTGAGGAGCTAGATGGGCGTCAATCAAAACCTAGAGATAGCTTGACAACCAGCCAGCCAGGAAGCCCCCAAATGATAAATGTGAATGCAAATAAGGACAAACGTACCATGACCATTAAAAGCCACCCACCAAACACATCAATTCCCCAAGATCCTAATTTAACAGAACGCCTGTATAAGGAATTAAATCTTAAATTGGAGCAAAGACAGCAGAGCTGGGCCCAGAGCAGAGGCAACGACCTGCCCCCCTCGACTTCCAAGGCCTCCCTGACTCATGACCAGGAGGACTCCAGTGGGGACATGGGAGCTTCCCAGGTGCTTCACGTCCGTGTGCAGGACACAGGAATTAGTACGGAACAGCAGCAGGATACGTGGGTCCCTAAGCATGTCTTAAGGAAGCACCAGCACAAGAATCTCCCACCAGCTACAGAGACAGTGAGCCCTCCGTGTTCCAAAGCACAAGAGTTTGGTGGAGGGGATGCAGGGTTGGGGACATACCAGCCTATAAGGAAGAGTTGCCCTCCTCGGGACGTGACACTGGCGGAGAAGCCTGGGAGCCAATCCTCCCACACCCTATCACAGAAGGGTCAGCCTCCCCCTGAAAgcctttttacaaaaaaaatgaaggctaTTTTACAATGGCTGAATCCTGGCAGAAAGTgcaaaagacaagaaaactcCCAGGAAAAGGGCATCCTGCCATGTGTGCAAAGCAGAGGCATGGTTCAAGGTAGAGCTGCCTTTACTGGGAGGACCGAGGCTCAGAAACTCAGGGAAGATGTTGGGAAGTTCTTAGAAGAGAAGATGGGGCACCGGCGTGCTACAGATAGCGCCTGTCCTCAACAGCCCCTTCTGTCCTCAGCCAAGTTTGGGAAACCTCGGAAGGAAGCACAAGTGCAGGGCCAGGCACAGCCTGCCCAGGGGCCTCCTCTCAGCTACAGGGCTCCCTCCTGTAAAGAGAGAAATACCAAGTCCTGTCACCAAGAAGCTGTCTTTGTGGGCCACAGCCATTCTCCAAGTATTAGACAGATCAGGGACAAGGGCAGACACCCCCAGGAAGCTGTGGCACTTAAGGGCCAGCTGTTGTGTCAGAACCATCGCCTGTCTGTGCCCCACAGGGAGCCTGTGCCGCACCCACACTGCACCTGCAGGCATCAAGCTGGCCAGGGGCCTCCAGCCACGCTCACAGCTGCTAAAGGCACGGTATTCGGAGATCTGTGTCTATCATTTAGACAGAAAACCCTTCTCCAGAATTTCCAGAGGGGGAAATTTCCCAGCCCGAATCCCACAAAATAATCCCTTTCATTCTCCCCAGTAAACATTTCTCTAACAGTGATATCTGTTCTGTGTACTGTGTTGGTTCAAGGTGACCAGTCCGCCTGTTGAGGGGGATCTCTTGGGGGACCATGTAGTCCGAGCCCATTTCCTCTCTGATGAAATTTGAGGAGATGGGCTCTGTTCTCCTGCCTCTTAGCAGCTCTCTCCTTTACCCTCATTGAACGATTTATACCTTTTAGAGTAAGTCTTCTCTATCTGAGGAGGATCAAAGACAGGTATAGTTTTCAGAACATAATGATTaagccactgtttccttcttGCCTGCTAGTGTTACAGTGGCTTCCAGTTACCAGAGGATCCCACAGGTGGGTGAACTCTGAATGGGAGTGTTTGGGCTGGTTGGGGTAGGGTCTAGGAACGGCATAGATGCTGCTTAAGCATCTGTCGTGTGGGTCATGTTAAACTTGACATGGGGGTTTCCTACTGGAAGCTGTCAAGCTTGGCACCCCCTTTTGGAGAAGGGGACcttggttccttccttccttctatccacACTTGATGGCAACATACAAGATCTTGCCTTTAGTGTGGACAGTTCTGCCATTACAATGGAGGTACCACCTTTGATATTCATGGCCTTAGTGGAGCCAAGGTAGATCTCCTCCAGAAGACCTGCAGTTTATGAACCAGAGGTGAGTTCTACACTGTGCACCAGCATACAGATAATTGGGGGCTTTTCCATGGAAtgctggttgttttttttttgtttgtttgtttttggccaAGACAGCACACCTACCCACCCTTACAATAGGATTCTCCCACGCTTACAATAGGATTCTGGAGGGAAGGCGATGCCacatgaggctggaactcaaaaaTGGAGTGAGTGTCCTAGTGAATGTTCAGTGTTAAAAAACCATTGAAGCCCTCTTTGAACAAGAAGATACAAATGTGGTATCCTTCTTGTCAAGGGTCATGCCATTGACCCTGCAGTATCTGAACATTAAGGTCACAGAAAGAATGCAGAGTCTGATTCTGTGGAGGTCCTGAGAGAGACAATAGGTGAGatggggcccagggcaggcaACATGAAGAGAAAGTACTGGACGTTGTAACATCTATGTGGATAGATCAGCCAATAACCCAGTGTCCCAGTTTCTACATAATCTCATTTTAGAGTCCTTTACTGCCCATCCGGTGCAGTTACTGACACCCTGTAGATCTTAATACTCGGAATACTTCTCCAATCAGGAATATTATAGTCTGACATTCTGTCCTTTTACCTCCTCCTCCTATCCTTCCGGCTTATATGCCCCCTGGTACCAACTCCACATCATTCATTTTTCTACTTGTCGTCTATGTACCAAAGCCTTGTCTTCTTGATCATCTATCAGgtaacaacatttaaaaagctccaggggcacctgggtggctcagtcgggtaagcgtccagcttcggctcaggtcatgatctcgtggtccatgagtttgagccccacgtggggctcggtgctaacagcccagagcctggagcctgcttgggattctgtgtctccgtctctctctctgccccttcgtcagctcacactctgtgtctctccctctcttcctgaaaaataagcattaaaaaaatttaaaaaacagtgactgggtggcgcagtcatTGTAGCGGCTGACTCTTgctcttagctcaggtcatgatctcacacaggcTCTgaacagaacctgcttgggattctgtctctccttctctgcctctcccccacttgtgttctcccggtgtctctctcgaaataaacattaaaaaattttaaacaagaacCTCCAGTACAAATGGGCCCCATCCAATCCCCTTCAGTCCTTCTTGTCTGGCAAATTCTCATCTCTCTGCTTTTTCTAGAAATACCTTTCTCCAAGTTACTGATCACTATTGGAAATATCACAATTGAGTCTATTGATGGCACAAGAAATTCAGTCCCAGCACTACTTgcaaatcattcattcatctcaCAAATACTTATCCCAGGCT harbors:
- the LOC115499065 gene encoding spermatogenesis-associated protein 31D4-like, with the translated sequence MLCFGSTCFETDPNFTFLYGLGLLLLFLCYLMGIPFPTRNTKPIQKRQGRAKRRRKGSTLKGKVLLVPHELSKGDPSCPSHEVPVPWDSCIIPVFLPSLHITHSPGFPGWKCLQREEEEIRKLMSNIRSPLGRQRDTIHFRQLLCPDPFCEVCNNTTAEINRMLYPEALEDATSLGSTAPVTDSLFTSSPAFSADPPGDLTSASLPEPSLPLASTFPPNPMTPLADYVPLSPPDHSLLPQPCPPLESDFPEDHFPAQPLAVSPLPPCDAQTVDPVVQPEAKLSLNTTFSLDSTVSQDVNSLSELSQTKNPTETCACHHAPPTLSVSPPPDSTLTVAQSKSISVTLKPVPENSSPDGPVGLSTHIPTTTGIDHASLCVSDFSSWKTHAKDFFPSTLAQCDFSQEILALRSEASSRGDPVAYVVEPGNLSFLSPEVLVLLEKQVQKRSDFLIWKGKKGSFPKQLRPDYTLNSLGKMSESVAAQPDLAASLPFWNSKDKSKELHVHQQPPYPTTLVEVHLQQTPLQLFWGLPTLHTKSLPSVAHVSEDRSSTFIFNRISTSTDQESPGLPPPLPQALPEIQPQSLPQPQPQPQPLPPTQVQPETYLQSPLPILPSSPLPQIKSCGVCFHRPQNELESLIPSEIQDLEWNVLQKQQASLWGLPAVVQRSHEAFCPSAPNLSNRRAIQAHGAVSILPGQFPLSDELRKKLEHHLRKRLIQHRWGLPRRIHESLSLMRPPKNFSNIPEMGHYRRLQQTSKSQSSNTLNVGLSPPESFHEGDSEMLQLEDPFGKDLGNNPENGPKDHLLSDPESSSDKDMGYDAEEELMSPSENTSRASVERLGQRQLENVLRIHLSKKLEEINEGQLPGTVHSSWHTMNQTLLHPEKSHTEIQQRVLPPSVGGEYCLNTSRELSFIESNAQQMLESHIKQFHHRMVEGVPPKDLESIAIFKLKEAPSPSLSHSDLPCSTNLISEANSKSGDFKSLRGSSKSLHGDKAGTANSAPILDHSLPATSTGGKEGQGIPAKSPRPINHGLAEKVQKMKDGRQTLQAIRRSSIGKASQTQTVPANRMPSKQPARQAGTRREPKDKTVNTSDRVKMQQGKMVVNPEPVSVPKVSRELFRAEELDGRQSKPRDSLTTSQPGSPQMINVNANKDKRTMTIKSHPPNTSIPQDPNLTERLYKELNLKLEQRQQSWAQSRGNDLPPSTSKASLTHDQEDSSGDMGASQVLHVRVQDTGISTEQQQDTWVPKHVLRKHQHKNLPPATETVSPPCSKAQEFGGGDAGLGTYQPIRKSCPPRDVTLAEKPGSQSSHTLSQKGQPPPESLFTKKMKAILQWLNPGRKCKRQENSQEKGILPCVQSRGMVQGRAAFTGRTEAQKLREDVGKFLEEKMGHRRATDSACPQQPLLSSAKFGKPRKEAQVQGQAQPAQGPPLSYRAPSCKERNTKSCHQEAVFVGHSHSPSIRQIRDKGRHPQEAVALKGQLLCQNHRLSVPHREPVPHPHCTCRHQAGQGPPATLTAAKGTPTCILQQFVKVSIQVFPEGEQSPASRVSVPGWRTCQNEVEEIRKVISLLQSPLCRHHDTMHFRQLLCPDPFCEVCNSTTAEVNRLLFLEVLEDATLSVIPLAAQLL